The Methanoregula boonei 6A8 genome has a window encoding:
- a CDS encoding phosphopantetheine adenylyltransferase yields MKVMVGGTFDPLHDGHKRLLTRSFELAGPGGKVVIGLTTDPFASRKTHPIHPFAERRADLEKFITGHIIAQIPERKYATLWEIEPLSDRFGSALDADFDAIVVSEETLPVAVEINKMRREKNLRKVDIHQITCVLAEDGRWISSTRIWRGEIDVHGHLIHSPQPE; encoded by the coding sequence ATGAAGGTTATGGTAGGGGGCACCTTCGACCCGCTCCACGACGGCCACAAGCGCCTTCTGACCCGTTCGTTCGAACTGGCCGGGCCGGGCGGAAAAGTCGTGATCGGGCTTACGACCGATCCGTTTGCGAGCCGCAAGACCCACCCGATCCATCCTTTTGCAGAGCGCCGGGCCGATCTTGAAAAGTTCATTACCGGGCATATCATCGCGCAGATCCCGGAGCGAAAGTATGCAACTCTCTGGGAGATCGAACCCTTAAGCGACCGTTTCGGTTCGGCACTCGACGCGGACTTTGATGCGATCGTGGTCTCCGAGGAAACGCTCCCTGTTGCCGTAGAGATCAACAAGATGCGCAGGGAAAAGAACCTCCGCAAGGTGGATATCCACCAGATTACCTGCGTGCTTGCCGAGGATGGCCGCTGGATTTCGTCCACCCGTATCTGGCGCGGGGAGATCGATGTGCACGGGCACCTGATCCACAGCCCGCAGCCGGAATAA
- a CDS encoding gamma carbonic anhydrase family protein produces the protein MDKRIAGTPLWCAPNATVIGSVTLGKDVGIWYGAVIRADKDRVIIGDRSNVQDNCVVHTSAAFPTTIGCDVSVGHGAILHGCTIKDRVLVGMGAIVLNGAVVGEDSLIGAGAVVTEGMQVPPGSVVLGVPGKVLKTTTDAQKAHILENAQSYVRLAGEYAHG, from the coding sequence ATGGATAAGAGGATCGCAGGCACGCCGCTCTGGTGTGCGCCGAATGCAACGGTGATAGGCAGCGTGACCTTGGGAAAGGATGTCGGCATCTGGTACGGGGCAGTGATCCGGGCAGACAAGGACCGGGTCATCATCGGCGACCGGTCAAATGTCCAGGACAACTGCGTGGTCCACACAAGCGCTGCATTTCCGACCACGATCGGGTGCGATGTCTCCGTGGGTCACGGAGCGATCCTCCACGGGTGCACCATAAAAGACCGGGTGCTGGTCGGCATGGGTGCTATTGTCCTCAACGGTGCCGTGGTGGGAGAAGATTCCCTGATCGGCGCGGGAGCTGTAGTTACCGAGGGCATGCAGGTACCGCCCGGTTCGGTCGTGCTCGGGGTCCCGGGGAAAGTCCTCAAAACTACCACCGATGCCCAGAAGGCACACATCCTCGAAAACGCGCAGTCCTACGTCAGGCTCGCCGGGGAATATGCCCATGGGTGA